The following are encoded in a window of Ranitomeya variabilis isolate aRanVar5 chromosome 6, aRanVar5.hap1, whole genome shotgun sequence genomic DNA:
- the SEC22C gene encoding vesicle-trafficking protein SEC22c — protein sequence MILYACIVRLQDGLPLSASTDFHPNKQVLECKKCLRRLCVDLSQRPARGSARVCDLSIHFCSSGDISSLTICTSSFQSAAAFSFLEELIWEFSASYNSTAIALASRPYAFLEFDGVIQRVKHNFNSGASPPIHLDPSATPVSVRLEEVAEANGIANGHIGTQVSPANQRMSPVSALGILSLTLNIMCSSLSLIRGVHLAENSFQDGYENAGKVLAFLMAFSASLLQCYLYVVFSPARALKSWGSFLVIGLCNLYLYGLRNLWQIGFHVLVAFLSAVQIGNRRCVDRHTGCGV from the exons ATGATCCTCTACGCCTGCATCGTGAGGCTACAGGACGGTCTCCCGCTCTCGGCTTCCACAGATTTCCACCCGAACAAGCAAGTGTTGGAGTGCAAGAAATGTTTGCGGAGGTTGTGTGTGGACCTGTCCCAGCGGCCGGCCAGGGGCAGCGCCAGGGTGTGCGACCTCAGCATACA TTTCTGCTCTTCAGGTGACATTTCCTCTCTGACCATCTGCACCAGCAGTTTCCAGTCCGCAGCCGCGTTCTCCTTCCTGGAGGAGCTCATCTGGGAGTTCTCCGCTTCGTACAATAGCACCGCCATAGCCCTGGCATCCAGACCGTACGCCTTCCTGGAGTTCG ATGGCGTCATACAACGTGTAAAACACAATTTTAACTCTGGTGCCAGCCCGCCCATACACCTGGATCCCAGCGCCACACCGGTGTCTGTCAGGCTCGAGGAGGTAGCGGAAGCGAATGGTATTGCTAATGGGCACATAGGCACACAAGTGAGTCCAG CCAATCAGCGGATGAGCCCGGTGAGCGCGCTGGGCATCCTGTCGCTGACTCTGAACATCATGTGCAGCTCGCTGAGCCTCATCCGGGGAGTCCACCTGGCCGAGAACTCATTCCAG GACGGATATGAAAATGCAGGAAAAGTTCTGGCGTTCCTCATGGCTTTTTCTGCAAGTTTATTACAG TGTTACCTGTACGTCGTGTTCTCTCCGGCCCGCGCCCTGAAGTCCTGGGGATCGTTCCTGGTGATCGGCCTGTGTAACCTCTACCTGTACGGACTGCGCAACCTGTGGCAGATCGGCTTCCACGTCCTGGTGGCGTTCCTGTCTGCGGTGCAGATCGGGAATCGGAGGTGTGTGGACAGACACACCGGCTGTGGGGTGTGA
- the SELENON gene encoding selenoprotein N, whose protein sequence is MTTDLRKRKKDTDLNNVAHKETLDKEKVQKEKSSSFCLKCFRWTMILVLLVASVIGVRMYRDNELVKRQEAGLRTLGIEGLLLFSSLDADKDMYISPEEFRPIAEKFTGISPAFDYEEEDNLDPNGETLTVAAQFQPLLMETMTKSKDGFLGITNSALSGLRNWTSPAVPTTVFFARQFKAFLPPKNKVDLGDLWWIIPSELNIFTGYLPNNRIYPPPPKGKEVLIHKLLSMFHPRPFIKTRFAPQGSVACIRAVSDFYYDIAFRIHAEFQLNEPPNFPFWFSPGQFTGHVILSKDASHVRYFKLFVPNNRTLNVDMEWLYGASESSNMEVDIGYLPQMELQSLGPSIPTVVYDENGNVIDSQTSDGEPLEFVFEEITWESEISWEDASKKLEVTMYPFKKVSYFPFTEAFDRALAEKKLVHSVLLWGALDDQSCUGSGRTLRETVLESLPVLALLNESFISSWSLVKELEELQGNKENNSSATLASLHLEKYNFPVEMMICLPNGTVVHHINANYFLDITSVKPEEVDSSLFSFADGLEDVSTSTYVKFLKEGLEKSRSYLES, encoded by the coding sequence ATGACAACTGATCTTCGCAAAAGGAAAAAAGATACAGACTTGAACAATGTTGCACACAAAGAAACTTTGGACAAAGAGAAAGTCCAGAAAGAAAAAAGCTCTTCATTTTGCTTAAAGTGCTTTCGATGGACAATGATCCTGGTTTTGCTCGTGGCCTCGGTGATTGGAGTTCGCATGTACCGGGATAATGAACTGGTGAAACGCCAGGAGGCCGGCCTGCGGACTCTGGGTATCGAGGGTCTCCTTCTCTTCTCTTCCCTGGATGCTGACAAGGACATGTACATTAGTCCTGAGGAGTTCAGACCTATTGCCGAAAAATTTACTGGGATTTCTCCAGCATTTGACTATGAAGAAGAGGACAACTTGGATCCCAACGGGGAGACACTGACTGTTGCCGCACAGTTTCAGCCTCTGCTCATGGAGACCATGACCAAGAGCAAGGATGGGTTCTTAGGAATCACCAACAGTGCTCTTTCCGGGCTGAGAAACTGGACGTCTCCAGCTGTGCCCACCACTGTTTTTTTTGCTCGGCAGTTCAAGGCTTTCCTCCCACCAAAAAATAAAGTAGACCTTGGTGATCTTTGGTGGATCATCCCCAGCGAACTCAACATCTTCACCGGTTACTTACCCAATAACAGAATTTATCCTCCACCTCCGAAGGGTAAAGAAGTCCTCATCCATAAACTCCTGTCTATGTTTCACCCTCGTCCCTTCATCAAGACCAGGTTTGCACCTCAAGGATCGGTGGCTTGTATCCGGGCAGTCAGCGACTTCTACTATGACATTGCCTTTCGGATCCATGCCGAGTTTCAGCTTAACGAGCCACCAAATTTTCCTTTCTGGTTTTCTCCTGGTCAGTTCACTGGCCACGTAATCCTCTCCAAGGACGCTTCCCACGTGAGATACTTCAAGTTGTTTGTCCCAAATAACCGGACACTGAACGTTGACATGGAATGGCTGTACGGAGCCAGTGAAAGCAGCAACATGGAGGTGGACATCGGCTACCTGCCCCAGATGGAGTTGCAGTCTCTGGGTCCGTCCATCCCCACGGTGGTCTACGATGAAAACGGAAATGTCATAGATAGCCAGACGTCAGATGGGGAACCTCTAGAATTTGTGTTTGAGGAGATAACTTGGGAGTCTGAGATAAGCTGGGAAGATGCGTCCAAAAAACTTgaagtcaccatgtaccccttcaaGAAGGTTTCGTATTTTCCTTTTACAGAAGCGTTTGATAGAGCGTTGGCCGAAAAGAAACTTGTTCACTCGGTCTTACTTTGGGGGGCACTGGACGACCAGTCCTGCTGAGGTTCGGGGCGAACTCTCCGCGAGACCGTCCTGGAGAGTTTGCCCGTTCTTGCTCTGCTCAACGAGAGCTTCATCAGTAGTTGGTCACTGGTGAAAGAACTCGAGGAACTTCAGGGCAACAAAGAAAACAATTCGTCTGCCACTTTGGCTTCTCTACACCTGGAAAAATACAACTTTCCTGTGGAGATGATGATCTGTCTTCCTAACGGAACTGTCGTTCATCACATTAACGCCAATTATTTCCTAGATATCACTTCCGTGAAGCCAGAAGAAGTGGACTCCAGCCTGTTTAGTTTCGCCGACGGTTTGGAAGATGTGTCCACTTCTACCTATGTGAAATTTCTGAAGGAAGGGTTGGAGAAATCGAGATCATACTTGGAGTCTTAA